The following are encoded together in the Bacillus rossius redtenbacheri isolate Brsri chromosome 9 unlocalized genomic scaffold, Brsri_v3 Brsri_v3_scf9_1, whole genome shotgun sequence genome:
- the LOC134542596 gene encoding uncharacterized protein LOC134542596, whose protein sequence is MVTEDIAEVNIDNGEIDPDYEPIEEKSSSEDDVSVNVPRQRKAGLGEKEDNTQTIEAEVKKCRFSRARKREKCVNRNRGVSYTTLSGKVVKARVMKPLRDCRAECRKRLPEDIRESIFKEYWSLGSRDRRVAYVASLVDTMETKTSRKRAYNPDKEKFRMVTHTFHFKINGKREKVCRGCFMNTLDETQMFVTLAITNRSTSTSGITQQDNRGKTSPGNAISDERLDEVRRHIQSFPSYESHYTRRTNNKKYLPSFLDLNTMFSFYKESTSNPVGRTVYTREFKSLGLAFKAPKVDTCHRCDTLQMKVKLASGAEEEDIKQEISVHHAEADKAYLQKDLDKKTAKDDPSKRCFTFDLQQCLPTPFVQSSVSFYKRQLWTYNLTMHETSKPSVRCYMWHEGEGARGANQVATCVLRELSELPEDVTHIILYSDTCGGQNRNSHVAAMFLYLMQQKCNLQLVDHKFMVSGHSHMECDTDHALIEKQKKKLRFTVSHPHDWYQLVRTVGRKNKFEVVELNHQDFLNFAELYKTSLFLRKKDSSGEPFKWTEMRWLRYTQERRVIQFKNTLDEDAPFREICLKRRNRSPDELLHPKKCYNSTLAISKEKKKDLLELLPLIDTVFHSFYLNLKTTVDARDVLPDIEEFNE, encoded by the coding sequence ATGGTTACTGAAGACATTGCAGAAGTAAATATTGATAATGGAGAAATTGATCCAGATTATGAACCGATAGAAGAGAAAAGCTCAAGTGAAGATGATGTTTCCGTTAATGTTCCTCGCCAGAGGAAGGCTGGTCTCGGAGAAAAAGAAGACAATACACAAACAATTGAAGCTGAAGTGAAAAAATGTAGGTTTTCAAGAGCAAGAAAAAGAGAAAAGTGTGTAAACCGTAACAGAGGGGTGTCATACACAACTTTAAGCGGTAAAGTTGTCAAAGCTAGAGTAATGAAACCTCTTAGAGACTGTCGAGCAGAATGTAGAAAGAGACTTCCTGAAGACATaagagaaagtatttttaaagaatattggtcTCTTGGTAGTAGAGACAGGAGAGTAGCATATGTTGCCAGCCTTGTTGATACTATGGAAaccaaaacatcaagaaaaagAGCTTACAATCCTGATAAAGAGAAATTTAGAATGGTTACACATACGTTTCATTTTAAGATAAATGGGAAAAGAGAAAAAGTTTGTAGGGGATGTTTTATGAACACATTAGATGAGACACAAATGTTTGTAACTCTTGCAATCACCAACAGAAGTACCTCTACATCTGGTATCACACAGCAGGACAACAGGGGAAAAACATCACCTGGTAATGCAATTTCTGATGAACGACTGGATGAGGTTCGAAGGCATATACAATCATTCCCTTCTTACGAATCTCATTACACGCGAAGAACAAACAACAAGAAGTATCTTCCTTCTTTTCTGGATTTGAATACTATGTTCTCATTTTACAAAGAATCAACTTCTAATCCTGTGGGGCGTACTGTATATACTAGGGAGTTTAAGTCCTTGGGACTAGCCTTTAAAGCACCAAAAGTAGACACTTGTCATAGGTGTGACACATTACAAATGAAAGTGAAGCTAGCGAGTGGTGCAGAAGAAGAAGATATAAAACAGGAAATATCTGTGCATCATGCAGAAGCTGATAAAGCATACCTACAGAAAGATCTCGACAAgaaaactgctaaagatgatcCTAGCAAAAGGTGTTTTACGTTCGACTTACAACAATGTTTGCCCACACCTTTTGTTCAGTCGTCTGTGTCTTTTTACAAAAGACAGCTCTGGACGTATAATTTAACTATGCACGAAACTAGTAAACCATCTGTTCGTTGTTATATGTGGCATGAAGGCGAAGGTGCTCGTGGAGCAAATCAAGTTGCCACATGTGTATTGAGAGAGCTTTCTGAGTTACCTGAAGATGTAacgcacattattttatattcagatACATGTGGCGGCCAGAACCGTAACTCGCATGTAGCAGCAATGTTTCTGTATTTGATGCAACAGAAATGTAATCTTCAGTTGGTGGACCATAAATTTATGGTGAGTGGGCATAGTCATATGGAATGTGACACAGACCATGCACTTATAGAAAAGCAGAAGAAAAAACTGCGCTTCACTGTGTCACACCCCCATGACTGGTACCAGCTTGTCAGAACTGTTGGaaggaaaaacaaatttgaagttgTAGAACTTAATCATCAGGACTTCCTCAATTTTGCTGAGCTGTACAAAACTAGTCTCTTTCTTAGAAAGAAGGATAGTTCAGGAGAACCCTTCAAGTGGACTGAGATGAGATGGCTCAGATACACTCAAGAACGACGAGTGATTCAATTTAAGAACACACTTGATGAAGACGCACCTTTCAGAGAAATTTGTTTAAAACGACGGAACCGCAGTCCAGATGAGCTGTTACATCCAAAGAAATGTTATAACTCCACACTTGCCATTTCCAAAGAGAAAAAGAAGGATCTCTTGGAGCTGTTGCCATTGATAGACACAGTTTTTCACAGCTTTTATTTAAACTTGAAAACTACTGTGGATGCAAGAGATGTACTTCCTGATATAGAGGAATTCAATGAATGA